One Paenibacillus sp. FSL W8-0186 genomic window carries:
- a CDS encoding DUF998 domain-containing protein: protein MRKTHLLGYAGFSGIFIFAISILLLHGWQPEISIRYDAMSYYVYGQLGWLLWAGLLGLGLGSLALAAGFWRIQQGAYARVGILCAGIWGTGLLIAAIFPTDPKGSWNQPPSTSGMIHFAAAILAFIGYHVGRPVYCPCLHKRRALEAGSKMDCPGYGPDGYFLYPNHYLHCVHFCLPRVAALFWTDGKIVFLHEPLLDRHRFSRAVALGTMKSRLTK, encoded by the coding sequence ATGAGAAAAACACATTTGCTCGGCTATGCAGGTTTTTCGGGTATCTTCATTTTTGCGATTTCCATTTTACTGCTGCACGGATGGCAACCAGAAATTTCAATTCGTTATGATGCCATGAGTTATTATGTATACGGACAACTGGGGTGGCTGCTCTGGGCGGGTCTTCTCGGTCTTGGACTCGGATCGTTGGCGCTTGCTGCGGGTTTTTGGCGTATACAGCAAGGAGCATATGCGAGAGTTGGCATACTATGTGCGGGTATATGGGGCACGGGTTTATTGATTGCGGCTATTTTTCCGACGGATCCCAAAGGAAGCTGGAATCAGCCACCATCGACGAGTGGTATGATCCATTTTGCAGCAGCCATCCTTGCTTTTATCGGCTATCACGTTGGCCGCCCTGTTTATTGCCCATGCCTTCATAAAAGACGGGCGCTGGAAGCCGGTTCAAAAATGGATTGTCCCGGTTACGGCCCTGACGGCTATTTCCTTTATCCTAATCATTATCTCCATTGTGTCCATTTTTGTCTCCCACGGGTCGCCGCTCTATTTTGGACTGACGGAAAGATTGTTTTTCTTCATGAGCCTCTGCTGGATCGGCATCGCTTCAGTCGGGCTGTTGCGCTCGGAACGATGAAGTCCAGATTGACAAAATGA
- a CDS encoding DUF4180 domain-containing protein, with protein sequence MNIVKIEAGGTTIAVVNGVAPVINDVQSALDFMATVRYETDCDRIVIEKSLISESFFDLKTRLAGEILQKFINYQVQMAIVGDFSMYSSQSLKDFIYECNNGNDIFFVSTEQQAIEKLSNIKPGHFR encoded by the coding sequence ATGAATATTGTAAAAATCGAGGCGGGTGGAACAACTATCGCCGTAGTAAACGGCGTCGCGCCAGTTATCAACGATGTACAATCCGCATTGGATTTTATGGCAACCGTAAGATATGAAACGGACTGTGATCGTATTGTTATCGAAAAGTCGCTAATCAGCGAGAGTTTTTTTGACCTTAAAACGCGTCTTGCGGGCGAAATTTTGCAAAAATTCATTAATTATCAAGTGCAGATGGCGATTGTAGGAGACTTTTCGATGTATTCGAGTCAGAGTCTGAAGGATTTTATATATGAATGCAACAATGGAAACGATATTTTCTTCGTTTCTACGGAGCAGCAAGCGATCGAAAAGCTAAGCAATATAAAACCGGGTCATTTCAGGTGA
- a CDS encoding SUMF1/EgtB/PvdO family nonheme iron enzyme, whose translation MFADYRMNTIPAGVVALRDDRIKETWTASVESFLLAPVPVTQSLYAAIMQGTLEPKALPEIPKVNVSWFDGIAWYRDNSDGRLHGVAQKLPNDWKLYDMLGNVWEWCWDLYDIEVYGSYQVFRGGSWAEEAPGCGATCRRRSHPSFRIDDLGFRLAKTL comes from the coding sequence ATGTTTGCAGATTATCGCATGAACACTATTCCTGCGGGCGTTGTTGCTTTAAGGGATGATCGAATAAAGGAGACTTGGACGGCATCGGTAGAGTCATTTTTGCTCGCGCCCGTGCCAGTAACACAATCGCTATATGCTGCGATCATGCAAGGAACATTGGAACCGAAGGCATTGCCTGAAATACCTAAGGTCAATGTCTCATGGTTTGATGGGATTGCCTGGTATCGTGACAATTCGGATGGACGATTGCACGGAGTCGCACAAAAATTGCCGAACGATTGGAAACTCTATGATATGTTGGGCAATGTCTGGGAATGGTGCTGGGATCTGTATGATATCGAGGTATACGGATCTTACCAGGTATTTCGCGGTGGCAGTTGGGCTGAAGAAGCACCGGGATGTGGAGCAACTTGCCGTCGGCGGAGTCATCCCTCTTTTCGTATCGATGATCTTGGTTTCCGTCTTGCCAAAACACTGTAA
- a CDS encoding sensor histidine kinase, with protein MTDSPSRGAGELHLQRKVTDLSGLLADLAELVRPEAEARGIRLINPNRPVPIEADIDAKRVKQVILNLLANALRHTPSGGDISIRVSLAEDPAFVVVTVQDTGRGIPADTMPYLFDRFYKVDKSERSGGSGLGLAIARQIVVAHGGRIEVRNHMHGGAEFDVHLPR; from the coding sequence GTGACGGATTCCCCGTCACGGGGGGCTGGCGAGCTGCATTTACAGCGGAAAGTGACCGATCTGTCTGGACTGCTGGCTGACTTGGCGGAACTTGTCCGTCCTGAAGCCGAAGCTCGAGGCATTCGGTTAATCAATCCAAACCGCCCCGTCCCCATCGAAGCGGATATCGACGCTAAGCGGGTCAAACAAGTGATCCTGAACCTGTTGGCCAACGCGCTGCGGCATACTCCTTCGGGAGGTGATATTTCGATTCGTGTTTCTCTAGCGGAAGATCCGGCATTTGTTGTCGTGACCGTGCAGGATACGGGACGGGGGATTCCGGCAGACACGATGCCGTATTTGTTCGATCGCTTTTACAAGGTCGATAAGTCAGAGCGCAGCGGAGGATCAGGTCTTGGGCTGGCGATCGCACGGCAAATCGTTGTCGCGCACGGCGGAAGGATTGAGGTACGGAACCATATGCATGGAGGGGCAGAATTTGATGTTCATTTGCCTAGATGA
- a CDS encoding LuxR C-terminal-related transcriptional regulator → MHRKLSLILGSAGYGKTTLVSEWLSSSDRPVAWLSLDEGDNDISRFLAYFIAALRTIAAHQELNVSDLLQSPQSPSISSIISVLINDLTRLAEPIIFVLDDYHVIHSKSVHDAVSMLLEHMPPNLHMVILAREEPELYLTELRVRDEITEVGVKDLRFSDEESALFLNQTMNLGLSLEAAFMLAERTEGWIAGLQIAALSMQGQQAAELFPSLFSINQRVLFDYLVHEVLLKLPDSVQKFLCYTSILDRLCGSLCNAVLLDDPSIPGDQVLQTLERANLFIVSLDHEQRWYRYHHLFAEFLRHQLQQRIIHIGEIEDMTVLHHRASVWYEKQGLSLEAFRHAVAANDIEIASRQVEGNDIPLHLQGEVAPVLNWLESLPRSELDERPSLWVMYASALLMSGRPTDVESKLLAAEAALPETAWEATPNNLLGMIATTRAAVAAFTVSGPSESAELRLQAIEDALQTTNTMDKTNELVGQIAPAHARSELDSHQADIVIAQCSLALKYLDPELLPVRITALWMLGVAYQLRDNRSKAHKAYIEVLTLSRKMGANIIEVMANVGLGSLKEKENRLYEAEEFYRRAVLSNGDLPLPAICEAYLGLARICYMWNDLENSMQHVQKSVQLAKLVDSKDTILSCNIMIARIKLSQHHWKEASAMLADAKKYARDLRLLNRLPEIEEVQAMGKQFQVVSTAHVEPLTQRELEVLQLIAHGYSNQEIGKKLFLAVDTVKGHNRRIFAKLQVGRRTEAVAIARKLGWIES, encoded by the coding sequence ATGCATCGGAAGTTATCTTTGATCTTAGGTTCTGCCGGTTATGGGAAAACTACACTAGTAAGTGAATGGCTCTCCAGTAGTGATCGTCCTGTGGCATGGCTGTCGCTGGATGAAGGGGATAATGACATAAGTCGCTTCCTAGCTTATTTTATCGCAGCATTGCGAACAATTGCAGCGCATCAGGAATTGAATGTTTCTGACCTGCTCCAATCTCCACAGTCACCTTCAATCTCTTCTATAATATCTGTTCTGATCAATGATCTTACGAGGCTAGCTGAACCCATTATATTTGTACTCGACGATTATCATGTGATCCACTCCAAGTCTGTGCATGACGCAGTTTCCATGCTGCTCGAGCATATGCCCCCGAATTTACATATGGTTATTCTGGCGCGCGAAGAGCCGGAATTGTATTTGACTGAATTACGGGTAAGGGATGAAATCACCGAAGTGGGCGTCAAGGACTTGCGATTCAGTGATGAGGAGTCGGCATTATTTTTGAACCAAACGATGAATTTAGGGCTGTCACTGGAAGCAGCATTCATGCTTGCAGAACGTACAGAAGGATGGATTGCCGGTCTTCAGATAGCTGCCTTATCCATGCAAGGACAACAAGCAGCTGAACTTTTCCCCTCACTTTTCTCAATCAATCAACGCGTATTGTTTGATTATCTAGTTCATGAAGTTTTACTTAAACTTCCAGATTCTGTACAGAAATTCTTATGCTATACTTCGATCCTTGATCGGCTATGCGGCTCACTTTGCAATGCCGTGCTGCTTGACGATCCCTCCATTCCTGGAGATCAAGTTCTTCAAACTCTCGAGCGCGCCAATCTATTTATCGTCTCCTTGGACCATGAACAACGCTGGTATCGCTATCACCATCTATTTGCAGAATTTCTGCGACATCAATTACAGCAACGGATCATCCATATTGGCGAGATAGAGGACATGACTGTATTACATCATCGTGCAAGCGTGTGGTATGAGAAACAAGGCTTAAGTTTAGAGGCTTTTCGTCATGCCGTTGCTGCTAATGATATTGAGATCGCCTCCCGGCAGGTCGAAGGCAACGACATCCCTCTGCATCTTCAAGGCGAAGTTGCTCCTGTGTTGAACTGGTTGGAGTCCCTGCCGAGATCCGAATTGGATGAACGACCCTCGTTATGGGTGATGTATGCTTCGGCATTGTTGATGTCTGGCAGACCAACGGATGTTGAATCCAAGCTGCTGGCTGCAGAGGCTGCTCTACCGGAGACCGCATGGGAAGCCACACCGAATAACCTGCTCGGTATGATCGCCACTACACGTGCCGCAGTAGCTGCATTTACAGTTTCTGGTCCATCAGAATCCGCTGAATTGAGGCTGCAAGCCATAGAAGACGCACTGCAAACGACGAATACAATGGATAAAACGAATGAACTAGTTGGCCAGATTGCTCCAGCGCATGCGCGGAGTGAACTGGACTCACATCAAGCAGACATCGTGATTGCGCAGTGCAGCCTTGCACTTAAGTATCTTGATCCTGAGCTTCTCCCTGTACGCATTACTGCTCTATGGATGCTGGGGGTGGCGTATCAGCTCCGCGACAATCGTTCAAAGGCACACAAGGCTTACATCGAGGTTTTGACGCTTAGTCGGAAGATGGGCGCGAATATCATTGAAGTCATGGCGAATGTTGGGCTAGGCAGTCTTAAGGAAAAAGAAAATCGGTTATACGAAGCAGAGGAGTTTTATCGGAGAGCGGTGTTGTCAAACGGTGATTTACCTTTGCCTGCTATATGTGAAGCGTATTTGGGCTTGGCTCGTATATGCTATATGTGGAATGATCTTGAGAATTCAATGCAGCATGTGCAGAAGAGTGTACAATTAGCGAAGCTAGTTGATAGCAAAGATACCATTTTGTCATGTAATATCATGATTGCCCGCATTAAGCTATCTCAGCATCATTGGAAAGAGGCGTCTGCAATGCTTGCTGATGCAAAGAAGTATGCTCGTGACCTTCGACTCTTGAATCGATTGCCTGAAATTGAAGAAGTGCAAGCGATGGGGAAGCAGTTTCAGGTAGTATCAACTGCGCATGTAGAGCCTCTGACACAGCGTGAGTTGGAGGTTTTACAATTAATCGCTCATGGGTACTCGAATCAAGAGATTGGGAAAAAGCTTTTTCTAGCTGTGGATACAGTGAAAGGGCATAACCGACGTATATTTGCTAAGCTTCAGGTAGGAAGACGTACAGAGGCGGTTGCTATCGCACGCAAGCTGGGCTGGATTGAATCATGA
- a CDS encoding SRPBCC domain-containing protein, whose product MKKSENVKIVGQTASAGFQVGVRRTLPISPEQSWAFLTSSEGLKLWLGTTPTLSLKEGETFKSDEGITGQFRVVKPLKQIRLKWGKTGWDKPSTLQIRLISDKPDRTTISFHQENLDHANTREQMKIYWEEVLAAIKEKTSH is encoded by the coding sequence ATGAAGAAAAGCGAAAACGTCAAAATAGTTGGTCAAACCGCATCTGCCGGCTTTCAAGTTGGGGTTCGGAGGACGCTGCCGATTTCACCGGAACAGTCATGGGCGTTTCTTACCTCCTCTGAAGGATTGAAGCTATGGCTTGGAACTACTCCGACCCTTTCATTGAAAGAAGGGGAGACCTTTAAATCCGATGAGGGAATTACAGGGCAATTCAGGGTGGTTAAACCTTTGAAACAGATCCGCTTAAAGTGGGGAAAGACGGGGTGGGACAAACCATCCACACTGCAAATCCGGCTGATATCCGATAAACCAGACAGAACAACGATTAGCTTTCATCAAGAGAACTTGGATCATGCAAATACACGCGAACAAATGAAGATTTATTGGGAAGAGGTGCTAGCCGCGATAAAGGAAAAGACAAGTCATTAA
- a CDS encoding HAMP domain-containing protein, protein MKAVTVTLFTAGIALLIGYWLSGIMTRPLRRLITEMDKVADRQLDTAIPVQGPDEYGQVSRAFNKMTHQLRDSENRRKRLVEDVAHELRTPLSIVLTKLELVQQSAVDVKPETLLPLHDEVLRVIHLVDELQFLTSATARVS, encoded by the coding sequence ATGAAAGCAGTCACAGTCACCTTGTTCACAGCCGGAATTGCGCTGCTGATTGGCTATTGGTTGTCGGGCATAATGACCCGCCCTTTGAGAAGATTGATTACCGAAATGGATAAAGTAGCCGATCGGCAACTGGATACGGCAATCCCCGTTCAAGGGCCGGATGAATACGGACAGGTAAGCAGGGCTTTTAACAAAATGACACATCAGCTGCGCGACTCTGAAAACAGGCGTAAACGATTGGTTGAGGATGTAGCGCATGAGCTTCGGACTCCGCTATCGATCGTACTGACCAAATTGGAGTTGGTGCAGCAATCTGCCGTGGATGTTAAACCAGAGACACTGCTTCCGCTTCACGATGAGGTGCTTCGTGTCATTCACTTGGTGGATGAGCTGCAATTTTTAACTTCGGCAACAGCTCGCGTAAGCTGA
- a CDS encoding DUF4386 domain-containing protein, translating into MITRTNEKIIGTLFLLATAVFMIGSALIESNLAQTDYLAHIFPNRMQVVTGLFLELVNSAAVVGISVLLFPLLKHHSEFTALGYFSSRIIESVLLVLGTISPLVLITLSEAYIAGGGISHASHTELGNLIIKGQEMTFELAMLMLGIGSVMFCCLLYRKKLIPKSLSLLGIAGYIALMASSCLTIIGFEPGFVLFIPGGIFEIIFPVWLIIKGFYRTE; encoded by the coding sequence ATGATAACTAGAACTAATGAAAAAATAATCGGTACATTATTTCTGCTGGCAACAGCAGTCTTCATGATCGGCAGTGCGCTTATCGAATCTAATCTAGCTCAAACGGATTATCTTGCGCATATTTTTCCGAATCGCATGCAAGTAGTAACTGGCCTATTTCTAGAGCTCGTCAATTCTGCTGCAGTAGTAGGTATTTCCGTGCTGTTATTCCCGCTCTTGAAGCATCACAGTGAATTTACCGCTCTTGGATACTTCAGCTCGAGGATCATCGAATCCGTACTGCTCGTCTTGGGCACGATTAGCCCGCTTGTTCTAATCACACTAAGCGAAGCCTATATCGCCGGAGGCGGCATTAGCCATGCCTCTCACACCGAGTTAGGAAATCTGATCATTAAAGGACAAGAGATGACCTTTGAACTGGCGATGCTCATGCTCGGTATTGGCAGTGTGATGTTCTGCTGCTTGTTGTATCGCAAGAAGCTGATTCCAAAATCGCTTTCCTTGCTGGGGATTGCCGGTTATATTGCGCTCATGGCGAGCAGTTGCTTAACGATAATAGGATTCGAGCCGGGGTTCGTTCTGTTTATTCCTGGGGGGATATTTGAAATTATTTTTCCTGTATGGCTGATCATTAAAGGGTTTTATAGAACGGAGTGA